In Stieleria varia, one genomic interval encodes:
- a CDS encoding chorismate synthase, with product MEILGGPLFSVAGAGESHGPAVTTIINGCPPGLLVRRSDVQQYLDRRRPGGNKHGTPRNEKDKVVFLSGLYQNDHERMLGGASISVSVDGADFSTEGFEEGYTTGEPIAAIVLSTSKKSGDYTQFAGAKGQVRPGHTDLVKYHKSRGFVDIRGGGRSSYRATISDVIGGSVARLFLQQRFGTLFLSSISQVGQLRAEHSLADRIESLATGEDGRVPESEVVEIERQINAAEVPSIDSEFAQQAGELIKRTRQAGDSLGAAVEVVAINVPPLLGEPLYQSLKVRLMGALGGLNAVQSCEVGAGKDVVRRFGSMNNDPIRKSGYVTNSHGGLIGGMTTGSPLVMQVGFKPTSTINLPQQSITKDFTEIDFQLEKGRHDPCVGVRAGVTLESRMAIELLNAAMTHQGHWGPDGYLHP from the coding sequence ATGGAAATTCTCGGCGGACCACTCTTCAGCGTCGCAGGAGCCGGTGAGTCCCACGGTCCTGCGGTGACCACCATCATCAATGGCTGCCCACCAGGGCTGCTGGTCCGACGCAGCGACGTCCAACAGTATCTGGATCGACGTCGCCCCGGCGGCAACAAACACGGCACACCCAGGAATGAAAAGGACAAGGTTGTTTTTCTGTCGGGCCTGTATCAAAACGACCACGAGCGAATGCTCGGCGGCGCATCGATCAGCGTCAGTGTCGATGGAGCCGATTTCTCTACCGAGGGTTTCGAGGAAGGCTACACGACCGGCGAACCCATCGCGGCGATCGTTCTGTCGACCAGCAAAAAATCGGGCGACTACACTCAATTTGCCGGCGCGAAAGGACAAGTCCGCCCAGGGCACACCGACTTGGTGAAGTATCACAAGTCGCGAGGATTTGTCGACATCCGCGGCGGCGGTCGCAGCAGTTATCGTGCGACCATCAGCGACGTGATCGGCGGATCAGTCGCTCGACTGTTCCTCCAGCAACGCTTCGGCACGTTGTTCCTATCGTCGATCTCACAAGTCGGCCAGCTTCGAGCTGAACATTCCTTGGCGGACCGGATCGAATCGCTCGCAACCGGCGAAGACGGCCGCGTGCCGGAGTCTGAGGTCGTCGAGATCGAACGACAGATCAACGCCGCGGAAGTTCCCTCGATCGATTCCGAGTTTGCTCAGCAAGCCGGTGAGCTGATCAAACGCACGCGACAAGCTGGTGACTCGCTCGGTGCGGCGGTCGAAGTCGTGGCGATCAATGTCCCGCCACTGCTCGGTGAGCCGCTGTATCAAAGCTTGAAGGTTCGACTGATGGGCGCGCTGGGGGGACTCAACGCGGTTCAGTCTTGCGAAGTCGGTGCGGGAAAGGACGTCGTGCGACGCTTCGGCAGCATGAACAACGATCCGATCCGCAAATCGGGTTACGTCACCAACAGCCACGGCGGTCTGATCGGCGGAATGACCACCGGCTCCCCACTGGTGATGCAAGTCGGGTTCAAGCCAACCTCGACGATCAATCTGCCCCAGCAATCGATCACCAAGGATTTCACGGAGATCGACTTTCAACTCGAAAAAGGACGCCACGATCCGTGCGTGGGAGTTCGAGCCGGGGTGACTTTGGAGTCTCGCATGGCGATCGAATTGCTCAACGCCGCCATGACACATCAAGGCCACTGGGGCCCGGACGGTTACCTCCACCCGTAG
- the rpiB gene encoding ribose 5-phosphate isomerase B: protein MTQIAPLRVAIGGDHAGFPLKELIARKLDGHVSALIDCGTNSEQSCDYPDFAVEVARHLIAGKADRGLLICGSGVGVSVAANKIPGIRAAICHDTYSAHQGVEHDDMNVLCIGGRIIGSELAMEIVYSFLSAQYTPGERHQRRLDKVLEIERLGLDALKS from the coding sequence ATGACCCAAATTGCTCCACTCCGTGTCGCGATCGGTGGTGATCACGCCGGCTTTCCCCTGAAAGAATTGATCGCTCGCAAACTGGATGGACATGTTTCTGCCCTGATCGATTGTGGCACCAATAGCGAGCAAAGCTGTGACTACCCGGATTTTGCCGTCGAGGTGGCTCGGCACCTCATTGCCGGCAAGGCGGACCGCGGGCTGCTGATCTGTGGCAGCGGCGTGGGTGTCAGCGTCGCTGCCAACAAGATCCCCGGGATCCGTGCCGCCATTTGTCATGATACGTATTCCGCCCACCAAGGCGTTGAGCACGATGACATGAACGTACTGTGCATCGGCGGCAGAATCATCGGCTCGGAGCTGGCGATGGAAATCGTCTACTCGTTCCTCTCCGCTCAATACACCCCCGGGGAACGCCACCAACGTCGCTTGGACAAAGTGCTGGAAATTGAACGACTGGGACTGGATGCCTTGAAATCCTGA
- a CDS encoding 30S ribosomal protein S1 produces the protein MVNRNLIRSLEDDDILDELALMAPQEETEDWLLDFLQHAEQQDYNQGKIVDGRIVEINDEWALIDVGFKSEGTVALNEWGPDEATPKIGDVVKVLIEEMEDNYGAADDPYGMISLSKSKAEKIIEWEKIIETIGEGQVVTGTVIRKIKGGLLVDIGVNVFLPGSQVDIRRPGDIGDFIGRVIQAEVLKIDDTRRNIVISRRSLIENQREEDRAYLMKELEVGQIRKGIVKNIADFGAFVDLGGIDGLLHITDMAWERIGHPSEMVAIDQEIEVKVLHIDREKQKIALGLKQKDRNPWENIEAKYPVDSTHHGEVVNVMSYGAFVKLEPGIEGLVHISEMSWTKRVNHPSELVNIGDEIDVKILGVDPEGQQLSLGMKQTQKNPWDDVLERYPEGTDVTGKVRNLTNYGAFIELEEGIDGLLHVSDMSWTRKIAHPSEMLEKGQELACRVLSVDENRRRIALGLKQLDNDPWDGDIPDKYQPGQLVKGNVTKITNFGVFIGLEDGLEGLLHISELAEHKVEDPEEVVKVGDEIEVKVLRVDTDERKIGLSLKRVDWGEEQERAAAAAEAEESGVPPQDGDLKGGLGGSEGPLFPG, from the coding sequence ATGGTTAACCGTAACCTCATCCGCTCCCTCGAAGACGACGACATTCTCGACGAACTGGCCTTGATGGCTCCCCAAGAGGAGACCGAAGACTGGTTGCTCGATTTTCTGCAGCATGCAGAGCAACAAGACTACAACCAAGGCAAGATCGTCGACGGTCGCATCGTTGAAATCAACGATGAATGGGCGCTGATCGACGTCGGATTCAAGAGCGAAGGCACGGTTGCCTTGAACGAGTGGGGGCCTGACGAAGCGACCCCCAAGATCGGCGATGTTGTCAAAGTCCTCATCGAGGAAATGGAAGACAACTACGGCGCCGCCGATGACCCCTACGGCATGATCTCGCTGAGCAAGAGCAAAGCAGAGAAGATCATCGAGTGGGAAAAGATCATCGAAACGATCGGCGAAGGCCAGGTCGTCACCGGTACCGTCATCCGCAAAATCAAGGGCGGCTTGCTCGTCGACATCGGCGTCAACGTTTTCCTGCCGGGCAGCCAAGTCGACATCCGACGCCCCGGCGATATCGGAGATTTCATCGGCCGCGTGATCCAAGCGGAAGTGCTGAAGATCGACGACACGCGACGCAACATCGTCATCAGCCGTCGCTCGCTGATCGAGAACCAACGCGAAGAAGACCGCGCTTACTTGATGAAGGAACTCGAGGTCGGTCAGATCCGCAAGGGGATCGTCAAGAACATCGCCGACTTCGGTGCGTTCGTCGACCTGGGCGGCATCGACGGTCTGTTGCACATCACCGACATGGCTTGGGAGCGTATCGGTCACCCCAGCGAGATGGTGGCCATCGACCAAGAAATCGAAGTCAAGGTGTTGCACATCGATCGCGAAAAGCAAAAGATCGCTTTGGGTCTGAAGCAAAAGGATCGCAACCCGTGGGAAAACATCGAGGCCAAATACCCGGTGGATTCAACCCATCACGGCGAAGTCGTCAATGTGATGAGCTACGGTGCATTCGTGAAGCTCGAACCGGGCATCGAAGGCCTCGTGCACATCTCGGAAATGTCGTGGACCAAACGGGTCAATCACCCCAGCGAACTGGTCAACATCGGCGACGAGATCGATGTCAAGATCTTGGGCGTGGACCCCGAAGGCCAACAGCTTTCGCTCGGCATGAAACAAACGCAAAAGAATCCTTGGGATGACGTCCTGGAGCGTTACCCCGAAGGCACCGACGTCACCGGCAAAGTACGCAACCTCACCAACTACGGTGCCTTCATCGAGCTGGAAGAAGGCATCGACGGGTTGCTGCACGTCAGCGACATGTCGTGGACCCGCAAGATCGCTCACCCGAGCGAAATGTTGGAGAAGGGACAAGAGCTTGCCTGCCGCGTGCTGAGCGTCGACGAAAACCGTCGCCGTATCGCCCTGGGGCTCAAGCAGCTTGATAACGACCCATGGGATGGCGACATTCCAGACAAGTATCAGCCCGGCCAACTGGTCAAAGGCAACGTCACCAAGATCACCAACTTCGGCGTCTTCATCGGACTCGAAGACGGCTTGGAAGGCTTGCTGCACATCAGCGAATTGGCCGAGCACAAGGTGGAAGACCCCGAAGAAGTCGTCAAGGTTGGCGACGAGATCGAAGTCAAGGTCTTACGTGTCGACACCGACGAGCGAAAGATCGGTCTTTCGCTCAAGCGAGTCGATTGGGGCGAAGAGCAAGAACGCGCCGCAGCGGCAGCCGAAGCCGAAGAGTCGGGCGTCCCTCCCCAAGACGGCGATCTCAAGGGTGGCTTGGGCGGCAGCGAAGGACCTCTGTTCCCCGGTTAG
- a CDS encoding MotA/TolQ/ExbB proton channel family protein translates to MVELVLNSGFVGIIIGILFVLAIGIFIERVIVFRNASSDAEAFADEFDEAIRGSDYDKAIEICDEYGGEHGAGVPEVYRIAIEHSSLGPATLRNVLDNHIELIVVPRLRARLGLLGTVARVAPMLGLIGTVSGMIGAFGTIAGATGAGVEPAALAGDIGMALGTTFLGLLVAIPIVFAITYLKARIEKLEIDLDRYSQKCLDVMFPSNPPTIAPNKRPSMATGEARA, encoded by the coding sequence ATGGTCGAACTGGTCCTCAATAGCGGCTTTGTCGGAATCATCATCGGCATCCTCTTTGTTCTCGCCATCGGGATTTTCATCGAACGCGTCATCGTTTTTCGAAACGCATCGAGCGACGCGGAAGCCTTTGCCGATGAGTTTGATGAAGCCATCCGTGGATCGGATTACGATAAGGCGATCGAGATTTGTGACGAGTACGGCGGCGAACACGGTGCGGGGGTTCCCGAGGTCTATCGGATCGCGATTGAGCACAGCAGCCTCGGACCGGCGACCTTGCGAAACGTTCTGGACAACCACATCGAATTGATCGTCGTCCCCAGATTGCGTGCGCGTTTGGGGCTGCTGGGAACAGTCGCTCGTGTCGCTCCCATGCTGGGACTGATCGGAACCGTTTCGGGGATGATCGGCGCTTTTGGAACGATCGCCGGCGCCACGGGGGCCGGGGTCGAACCTGCAGCATTGGCCGGTGATATCGGCATGGCGCTTGGAACCACGTTTCTCGGATTGCTGGTAGCCATCCCGATTGTCTTCGCGATCACGTATCTCAAAGCGCGGATCGAGAAACTTGAGATCGACCTGGATCGCTACAGCCAAAAATGTTTGGACGTCATGTTTCCGTCCAACCCGCCAACCATCGCCCCAAACAAACGTCCCTCAATGGCCACCGGCGAGGCACGCGCATGA
- a CDS encoding ExbD/TolR family protein, which yields MSELSQWELRRRGTDKIATASADKLAEFVHTGVIGDQHEVRVVGASEWLSVAQAMPFLPKQTANVNPPMESKRATTPPPTTPQPKTTRAPKAAPPLSPNPTSSRWLTDSNAPTSAAADTPEVSTPAVNSPVVSTLGSVATEVPTQPPSRGERAAARRSSIVDPDDEELDMTPMIDMTFLLLIFFMVTSTISPFADLQLPEAKAGDAERPEGRVILVLDYQDNQIVDDTSQYSGSEFIELKDCKLYLADETDSFIPPDQLHAALVRAFEKNGGGEFILQSNRKMPVGVVREVIKTAKSAGAGDTMIGVARPR from the coding sequence ATGAGCGAACTGTCCCAATGGGAACTTCGTCGCCGCGGGACCGACAAAATTGCGACCGCCAGTGCGGACAAGCTTGCCGAGTTCGTTCACACCGGCGTGATCGGCGACCAGCATGAAGTGCGGGTGGTCGGTGCCAGCGAGTGGCTCAGTGTCGCTCAGGCGATGCCGTTTTTGCCCAAGCAGACGGCGAATGTAAATCCTCCGATGGAAAGTAAGCGGGCAACGACTCCTCCGCCAACAACCCCACAGCCGAAAACAACACGAGCGCCGAAAGCAGCTCCGCCGCTGAGTCCAAATCCGACGTCCTCGCGTTGGCTGACCGATTCAAACGCACCAACTTCTGCTGCGGCCGATACTCCTGAGGTCAGTACTCCCGCAGTCAATTCGCCGGTGGTCAGTACTTTGGGCAGTGTCGCGACCGAGGTTCCGACGCAACCGCCATCACGTGGTGAGCGTGCTGCCGCCAGACGTTCGTCGATCGTGGATCCGGACGACGAAGAACTCGACATGACACCCATGATCGACATGACGTTCTTGCTGTTGATTTTCTTTATGGTCACCAGCACCATCTCGCCATTTGCCGACCTGCAGCTCCCCGAAGCCAAAGCGGGGGACGCCGAGCGTCCAGAGGGGCGTGTGATCTTGGTGTTGGACTATCAAGACAATCAGATTGTCGATGACACCTCCCAGTACAGCGGATCGGAATTCATTGAGCTGAAGGATTGCAAGCTCTACTTGGCCGACGAGACAGACAGTTTCATTCCTCCTGACCAGTTGCATGCCGCTCTGGTGAGGGCGTTTGAGAAAAACGGTGGAGGAGAGTTCATCCTGCAGTCCAATCGCAAGATGCCCGTCGGGGTGGTCCGCGAAGTCATCAAGACGGCGAAATCCGCCGGAGCGGGTGATACCATGATCGGCGTTGCGAGGCCCAGATGA
- a CDS encoding ExbD/TolR family protein has product MNTTWIIVTRAGDRIENLTEDQVRELLYRRKIQPEDWAMESSPAEHFNQPAADHGQLRQIALIDPFAGVASTARRRRRKKQDGDPGMDMTPMIDVVFLLLIFFMITATFHLQTGLGFPPDKQKDSPSTNAPAPGLSEFDDRVIIEVNEKDEFFVKSVGGTSQPVAVADLVAAIRSEGESSKLNKAFVVAHEMASLEAIVKAFDAAAEVGISDVALADVTTAPSGGASGGASGGNNQPLQIQRN; this is encoded by the coding sequence ATGAACACCACTTGGATCATCGTAACGCGAGCGGGAGACCGCATCGAGAACCTGACAGAGGATCAAGTACGTGAGTTGCTGTATCGTCGCAAGATCCAGCCGGAAGACTGGGCGATGGAGAGCTCGCCCGCAGAGCATTTCAACCAACCGGCTGCCGACCACGGACAACTTCGTCAGATTGCATTGATCGATCCGTTCGCCGGAGTCGCCAGCACCGCGCGGAGGCGACGACGAAAGAAACAGGACGGCGATCCTGGAATGGACATGACGCCGATGATCGACGTTGTTTTTTTGTTGTTGATTTTCTTTATGATCACTGCAACCTTTCATTTGCAAACCGGACTCGGTTTTCCGCCGGACAAACAAAAGGACTCGCCATCAACGAACGCACCGGCGCCCGGCTTGAGTGAGTTCGACGACCGTGTGATCATCGAAGTCAACGAGAAGGACGAGTTCTTTGTCAAATCGGTCGGTGGCACTAGTCAACCCGTTGCGGTCGCGGATCTGGTTGCGGCGATTCGTTCCGAGGGCGAGTCGAGCAAACTGAATAAAGCGTTTGTGGTCGCTCACGAAATGGCGTCCCTGGAGGCGATCGTGAAAGCGTTCGATGCGGCGGCCGAAGTCGGGATTTCCGATGTCGCCTTGGCAGACGTCACGACGGCACCATCGGGAGGGGCGTCGGGCGGTGCATCGGGAGGAAACAATCAGCCTCTGCAAATTCAACGCAACTGA
- a CDS encoding PQQ-binding-like beta-propeller repeat protein, with protein MSKRPAKRKKRSGGKSRPLNRSVVPILGVVLLLLIGAGYGAYRHYQSTKIRAAYAQRWEIADRQFSRRGLQQAAVEYRKIQEMDAIDSAISDAPTVHKLAESMTQLCGAMEQSDLTAVDGLLQAIVASPETLEFAGEDQDILTRDERIDEIHRWAADEIRRLGKRLSAVSLSANLKSMDDARKFVDQWNDAEFDQARAALARWVDFAEPLGQPAAQLRQTLNDAEKAKRFRDSIQATLAAADGALASLNDGDVANASFQWESTKSMFPNLASETMWTDFRESLRDTIRNQFNGKQQTIQSAATGHLGDPSPDLPKRIKLSRLLTVPSDVSKDASQAASLATTEIIFARVHELCYALDSKTGATRWVVEMGYDAKWLPTLINNGNTTLACCVTLQGQREVISVLEAATGTTRWSIMLPPGVGLAGPPTAINRNLHLLLRGGQLWTLQIDDGSVVSQLDLPETSSNPLVVREDEQGVMAIGDQFGVYLIDVKDKPTVSDVVFPSQDANTTSRRGMWIPPYVVVFQNKLDENTYAEVFQRQGEQFQLVQSERVAGQLWDNPSIVGADFLLVTDAIDETIRHVDVDAPVEPIATRYRRQTPTSYPRRPYFLSHADAPFVAIRQSKVICYWVDPLASGGERKPIVRWEHSFPSEHHVATQPLRILGKHLYVAAQAIGTRAILIQALSLETGKPTWSLSLGGEVTTIRSDDQNAIARMDSGQLIHIRPDKESDDGTTHATIPIDSTDPTFQWIDEANAVLRFDASSQSLQVNKTDGTQIATQRVESGPASPLSVRVGPLRFVGQDSESRQGVWCAMIDAKSRFQIYPLSQNANSAAKQLGGASEILYHQLNEPNAVGFVKSGSDLPAGWFAPQWLDESSLLLANSDGRIIRVQLRVQGGVLFAAPDDDGVIKLGVLDQAPLLDGESIWVTTGSMLHQLDPQTLAIGHTVSLPSRATAQMVLSEDRLVIGLQNGRAAIINRDGKPSVLSIHQVSQRPLRLASVATQGIWLCDDQDTLWLLSQQAVSTGSGPAVSVATAPIRTPPIVLDGIDYMTTVSGIWTPITPIPVNAVPEKTVPEQTLP; from the coding sequence ATGAGCAAGCGACCCGCGAAACGAAAGAAGCGATCCGGTGGCAAGAGCCGGCCGCTCAATCGCAGCGTCGTGCCGATCCTGGGTGTCGTGCTGTTGCTGTTGATCGGTGCGGGCTACGGCGCGTACCGACACTATCAGTCGACCAAGATCCGCGCCGCCTATGCTCAGCGATGGGAGATCGCCGACCGACAATTCAGCCGACGAGGTCTGCAACAGGCTGCTGTCGAGTATCGTAAGATCCAAGAGATGGACGCGATCGACTCCGCGATTAGCGATGCCCCGACGGTTCACAAGCTGGCTGAATCGATGACGCAGTTGTGCGGGGCAATGGAACAATCTGATCTGACGGCGGTCGATGGATTATTGCAAGCCATCGTGGCTTCACCGGAGACGCTTGAATTTGCAGGCGAAGACCAAGACATTCTGACCCGAGACGAGCGGATCGACGAAATCCATCGGTGGGCTGCCGACGAAATCAGGCGTCTAGGGAAACGACTCTCGGCAGTTTCTCTCTCGGCCAACCTCAAGTCCATGGACGATGCGAGGAAGTTCGTCGATCAGTGGAACGATGCGGAGTTTGATCAAGCACGGGCCGCATTGGCTCGCTGGGTCGACTTCGCCGAACCGCTGGGTCAGCCCGCTGCCCAGTTGCGGCAAACCCTCAACGACGCTGAGAAGGCCAAACGGTTTCGCGATTCGATCCAAGCGACCCTTGCCGCAGCCGACGGCGCGTTGGCCTCTCTCAATGATGGGGACGTGGCCAACGCATCGTTTCAATGGGAATCGACCAAGAGCATGTTTCCGAATCTGGCATCGGAGACCATGTGGACCGATTTCCGCGAAAGCCTTCGCGATACGATCCGAAACCAGTTCAACGGCAAGCAACAAACGATTCAATCGGCAGCGACCGGCCACCTGGGTGATCCTTCCCCGGACCTGCCCAAACGGATCAAACTGTCCCGATTGCTGACAGTTCCCTCCGACGTATCAAAGGACGCATCGCAGGCTGCATCTCTGGCAACTACCGAGATCATTTTTGCCCGCGTGCACGAGCTTTGTTATGCCTTGGATTCAAAAACGGGGGCGACTCGCTGGGTGGTGGAGATGGGCTATGACGCCAAGTGGTTGCCGACTCTGATCAACAACGGCAACACCACCCTGGCCTGTTGTGTGACACTACAGGGACAACGCGAAGTCATCAGTGTGCTCGAGGCGGCAACAGGAACGACACGTTGGTCCATCATGCTGCCTCCGGGTGTCGGCTTGGCGGGGCCACCCACCGCAATCAATCGAAATCTGCATCTGCTGCTGCGAGGTGGCCAGCTCTGGACATTGCAGATCGACGATGGCAGCGTAGTGTCACAACTGGATTTGCCGGAGACGTCCAGCAATCCCTTGGTGGTCCGAGAAGACGAGCAAGGCGTGATGGCGATCGGCGATCAATTCGGCGTTTATTTGATCGACGTCAAGGATAAGCCGACGGTGTCCGATGTCGTGTTTCCAAGCCAGGATGCAAACACGACATCGCGTCGTGGCATGTGGATCCCGCCCTACGTCGTCGTGTTCCAGAACAAACTGGATGAGAACACGTACGCGGAAGTATTTCAGCGACAGGGTGAGCAATTTCAACTCGTTCAGAGCGAACGCGTTGCTGGCCAACTCTGGGACAACCCTTCGATTGTCGGTGCCGATTTTCTGTTGGTCACCGATGCGATCGATGAAACGATACGCCATGTCGATGTCGATGCCCCTGTCGAACCAATTGCAACTCGCTATCGCCGACAAACGCCGACCTCGTACCCAAGGCGTCCTTATTTTCTTAGTCACGCGGATGCCCCGTTCGTAGCGATCCGGCAATCCAAGGTCATTTGTTATTGGGTGGACCCTTTGGCAAGCGGCGGAGAACGCAAACCGATCGTTCGTTGGGAACACTCGTTTCCATCCGAACATCACGTCGCCACTCAACCGCTGAGGATTCTGGGCAAGCATCTGTACGTCGCGGCGCAAGCCATCGGGACGCGGGCGATTTTGATTCAAGCGTTGTCGCTGGAAACGGGCAAACCGACGTGGTCTCTCAGCTTGGGCGGCGAGGTCACAACGATTCGCAGTGATGATCAAAATGCGATTGCACGAATGGACTCCGGGCAGTTGATTCACATCCGGCCAGACAAAGAGTCAGACGATGGGACCACGCATGCGACGATCCCGATTGATTCAACCGATCCAACGTTTCAGTGGATCGACGAAGCCAACGCAGTGCTGCGGTTCGACGCGTCCTCGCAAAGTTTGCAAGTCAATAAGACCGACGGCACGCAAATCGCGACGCAGAGAGTCGAGTCCGGCCCTGCCAGTCCGTTGTCCGTCCGGGTCGGACCACTTCGATTCGTCGGACAAGACAGTGAATCCAGACAAGGTGTCTGGTGTGCGATGATCGACGCCAAGTCCCGTTTTCAGATCTACCCACTCAGCCAAAACGCCAACTCGGCCGCAAAGCAATTAGGGGGAGCAAGTGAGATTCTGTACCACCAACTGAATGAACCGAACGCCGTCGGCTTTGTGAAGTCCGGTTCGGATCTTCCCGCTGGCTGGTTTGCTCCGCAGTGGCTGGATGAGTCTTCGTTGTTGCTTGCGAATTCTGACGGACGCATCATTAGGGTCCAGTTGAGAGTCCAAGGTGGAGTCCTCTTTGCCGCTCCGGACGACGACGGAGTGATCAAGCTCGGCGTGTTGGATCAAGCCCCGTTGCTTGACGGCGAATCGATTTGGGTGACCACCGGTTCCATGCTGCACCAATTGGATCCCCAGACCCTTGCGATCGGTCACACGGTATCCTTGCCATCACGTGCGACCGCTCAGATGGTTTTGAGTGAAGACCGTCTCGTCATCGGCTTGCAAAACGGTCGTGCGGCTATCATCAATCGAGACGGAAAGCCAAGCGTTCTGTCGATCCACCAAGTTTCCCAACGCCCCCTCCGGCTCGCATCGGTCGCCACTCAAGGCATCTGGCTTTGCGACGACCAAGACACCTTGTGGCTGTTGTCCCAGCAAGCGGTTTCTACGGGTTCCGGACCAGCGGTCTCGGTAGCGACCGCTCCAATACGAACACCCCCGATCGTACTGGATGGCATAGACTATATGACGACGGTGAGCGGAATTTGGACGCCGATCACGCCAATTCCTGTCAACGCTGTCCCGGAGAAAACAGTCCCGGAGCAAACTCTCCCATGA